A single Pristis pectinata isolate sPriPec2 chromosome 6, sPriPec2.1.pri, whole genome shotgun sequence DNA region contains:
- the LOC127571358 gene encoding dual specificity tyrosine-phosphorylation-regulated kinase 2-like produces the protein TIKLESSLQLKSNSSSIKSYDISTRPKGEPMTAAEAKKHYIHKLTPYEEQEIASYSEIYFVGPNSKKRPGIIGAPNNNSYDDEQGSYLYVPHDHIAYRYEVIKVIGKGSFGQVVKAYDHKLHQYIALKMVRNEKRFHRQAAEEIKILEHLRKQDKDNTMNVIHIYESFSFRNHICMTFELLSMNLYELIKKNKFQGFSLPLVRKFAHSILQCLDALHKSHIIHCDLKPENILLKQQGRSGVKVIDFGSSCYDHQKIYTYIQSRFYRAPEVILGARYGMAIDMWSLGCILAELLTGHPLLPGEDEGDQLACMIELLGMPSKMLLECSKRAKMFISSKGYPRYSSVVTLPDGTVHLNGGRSRRGKNRGPPGQRDWTGALKGCDDQSFIDFLKHCLEWDPTLRMTPAQALRHPWLRRRLPKPPTNDKTTFVKRMSASPTALMDAVAKLPPTSANIANKLRSNQNNDPNPNMTQRTVLPKLVS, from the coding sequence ACCATCAAGCTGGAGAGTTCTCTTCAACTAAAAAGCAACTCCAGTTCCATTAAATCCTATGATATCTCCACTAGACCTAAAGGGGAACCAATGACTGCAGCGGAAGCAAAGAAACACTATATACACAAACTTACACCATACGAAGAACAGGAAATAGCTAGCTATTCAGAAATCTATTTTGTTGGACCAAATTCTAAAAAGAGACCAGGCATTATTGGAGCACCAAATAATAACAGCTATGATGATGAGCAGGGTTCTTACCTTTATGTGCCACATGATCACATAGCCTATCGATATGAAGTCATCAAGGTAATCGGGAAAGGCAGCTTTGGCCAGGTGGTGAAGGCTTATGATCACAAACTCCACCAGTACATAGCCTTGAAGATGGTACGGAATGAGAAAAGATTTCATAGGCAAGCGGCTGAGGAAATCAAGATATTAGAGCATCTGAGGAAGCAAGACAAGGACAACACCATGAACGTCATCCACATCTATGAGAGTTTTTCCTTCCGTAATCACATCTGTATGACCTTTGAGCTACTCAGCATGAACCTCTATGAACTCATCAAAAAGAATAAGTTCCAAGGATTCAGTCTGCCCCTGGTCCGTAAATTTGCACACTCCATCCTGCAGTGCCTTGATGCTTTGCATAAGAGCCATATCATCCATTGTGACTTGAAGCCTGAGAACATCCTGCTGAAGCAACAGGGCCGTAGTGGAGTTAAGGTGATTGACTTTGGGTCCAGTTGCTATGACCATCAAAAAATTTACACATACATTCAGTCACGTTTTTACCGAGCTCCTGAAGTGATTCTAGGAGCACGGTACGGGATGGCTATTGACATGTGGAGTTTGGGATGCATTCTTGCTGAACTGTTGACTGGACATCCACTGTTACCAGGGGAAGATGAGGGAGATCAGCTGGCTTGCATGATAGAATTACTAGGAATGCCATCGAAAATGCTGCTAGAATGTTCCAAAAGGGCCAAAATGTTCATCAGCTCCAAGGGTTACCCTAGATATTCCTCTGTTGTAACACTTCCTGATGGGACTGTACATCTGAACGGTGGACGATCTCGTAGAGGAAAGAATCGCGGTCCCCCTGGTCAACGGGACTGGACCGGTGCTCTAAAGGGCTGTGATGACCAATCTTTCATTGACTTCCTGAAACACTGCCTGGAGTGGGATCCTACCTTACGCATGACACCAGCACAGGCCTTAAGGCACCCTTGGCTGCGAAGACGGCTGCCAAAGCCTCCAACAAATGACAAAACAACATTTGTAAAACGCATGTCAGCAAGTCCTACTGCCCTCATGGACGCAGTGGCTAAACTACCTCCTACTTCTGCCAACATTGCCAACAAACTGCGATCCAATCAAAATAACGATCCCAATCCCAATATGACTCAGAGGACTGTACTTCCAAAGTTGGTCAGTTGA